CACCACCTGGTCCCTGGAGCAGAACTCGCCGAGCGATCTGCTTCCCGCGGCGGCGCCCGAGGGCGACGGCGTCCGCATCGTGCGCGCCGAGGTCCCCTCCCCCGAGTTCAGCCGCTTCCTGTACGCCTCGGTCGGCGGGGACGTCCTCTGGATCGACCGGCTGTCGTGGTCGTACGAGCGGTGGCGGGAGCATCTGGAGCGGCCCGGTGTGGAGACCTGGGTCGCCTACGACCGGGGCACGCCCGCCGGTTATGTGGAGATGGAGCCGCAGGACGGCGGGGTCGTGGAGATCGTCTACTTCGGGCTGATCCCGGGGTTCCGGGGGCGCCGCATCGGCGGGCATCTGCTGTCGTACGGCACCGCCCGCGCCTGGGACCTCGCCGAACGGTGGCCGGGGCTGCCGCCGACCAAGCGCGTCTGGCTGCACACCTGCTCCCGGGACGGGGAGCACGCCATGGGGAACTACCTTCGGCGGGGTTTCACCCTGTTCGACACGAAGGTGACGGAGGAGGCCGACGCAACGGCTCCCGGGCCTTGGCCCGGCGCAATCCCGTCCACACCATGACTCACATCACACTGTCTCGCGATGCGAGACAACCTTGTCCGGAATGTGGATGACGGTGGACTCGGTCTAAAGAGGCGTGCCACGCTTCCGTCATGTCTGGAACTGGAATTGCCTTGGTGAGTCGG
The DNA window shown above is from Streptomyces akebiae and carries:
- a CDS encoding GNAT family N-acetyltransferase — translated: MSSSPVTTWSLEQNSPSDLLPAAAPEGDGVRIVRAEVPSPEFSRFLYASVGGDVLWIDRLSWSYERWREHLERPGVETWVAYDRGTPAGYVEMEPQDGGVVEIVYFGLIPGFRGRRIGGHLLSYGTARAWDLAERWPGLPPTKRVWLHTCSRDGEHAMGNYLRRGFTLFDTKVTEEADATAPGPWPGAIPSTP